The genomic segment CGAGCGTGACGAACAGCAAGCCCATGCCCGCCATCCACGTGATCTCACGCGGCGGCTTGTACGCGCCCTGCACGATGATGCGTATCATGTGCAAGATACAGAAGATGATCATCAGGTTGGCGCCCCAGGCATGCACGCTGCGGATCAGCCAACCGAAGTTTACCTGATTCATGATGTAGAGGATGCTGTTGTAGGCGGCATCGGGGGTCGGCTCGTAATACATGGAGAGCAGGATGCCGGTCACAGCCTGGCTGATGAATACGAACAGCGTGATCCCGCCGAGGTAGTAGGTGTGTGCGCCGCGCGGGATGACCACGTGCAGGCTGCTCATGACTAGTTCGCGCACGCCGAGGCGGCTGTCAATCCATTCGAACACTTGTGCCGGCAGCTCGCGGATCGACACCGGGCGAGTCATTCGCATCGCATCTCTCCTGTATGAAATATGGACCTGGCT from the Chloroflexota bacterium genome contains:
- a CDS encoding cytochrome b N-terminal domain-containing protein, which translates into the protein MRMTRPVSIRELPAQVFEWIDSRLGVRELVMSSLHVVIPRGAHTYYLGGITLFVFISQAVTGILLSMYYEPTPDAAYNSILYIMNQVNFGWLIRSVHAWGANLMIIFCILHMIRIIVQGAYKPPREITWMAGMGLLFVTLGFGFTGYLLPWDQRAYWATTVGTTIPEAIPAIGEWLRDFLRAGTDISALTLSRFLGVHMLILPVSLVGLFALHFLLIHRQGLADPHEEETR